A region of Pseudomonadota bacterium DNA encodes the following proteins:
- a CDS encoding VTT domain-containing protein, which translates to MENLRSHKFKILFGICIIAVAVVIYIFRTPLWTLTLFYWNLLSDREQIKTFITSFGILAPIAFIAIQILQVIFAPVPGEATGFIGGYLFGALQGFIYSSIGLAFGSWINFLIGRFLGKRFIRKIIPINYLNKFDSSIKHQGVLVLFVLFVFPGFPKDYLCLFLGMSALPIKVFILLATIGRMPGTLMLSFQGASLYDKAYGPFIIITVICIVFMAIGYKYRDAIYQWVDKINNK; encoded by the coding sequence ATGGAAAATCTTCGTTCTCATAAATTTAAAATTCTTTTCGGCATCTGTATTATTGCTGTTGCAGTTGTAATATATATTTTCAGGACTCCCTTATGGACTTTGACTCTTTTTTATTGGAACCTATTATCCGACAGGGAACAGATTAAAACATTTATTACATCGTTTGGAATCCTTGCCCCTATTGCTTTTATAGCTATCCAGATCCTTCAGGTTATTTTTGCTCCTGTTCCCGGAGAAGCAACAGGCTTTATAGGCGGATATCTTTTTGGCGCTTTACAGGGGTTTATTTATTCAAGCATAGGGCTTGCTTTTGGTTCGTGGATAAATTTTCTTATTGGCCGTTTTTTAGGCAAGCGCTTTATCAGAAAAATAATTCCTATAAATTATCTGAATAAATTTGACTCAAGTATTAAGCACCAGGGGGTTCTAGTGCTTTTTGTGCTATTTGTTTTTCCCGGTTTTCCCAAAGATTATCTTTGCCTGTTTCTTGGCATGAGTGCTCTTCCGATTAAAGTATTTATTCTTCTTGCCACTATAGGGCGCATGCCCGGAACTTTGATGCTAAGTTTTCAGGGAGCATCCCTTTATGATAAAGCGTATGGGCCCTTTATAATTATAACGGTCATTTGTATTGTCTTTATGGCCATTGGATATAAATACCGCGATGCTATTTATCAGTGGGTTGATAAAATTAACAACAAGTAA